A window from Photobacterium sp. DA100 encodes these proteins:
- a CDS encoding zinc-binding dehydrogenase, which translates to MNINNDKSRFEIKAGQKTMKAVVTMGNGGYEMLEYKDVPMPVISEGEVLIKVLAAGVNNTEINTRLGWYSSKVTKSTNDMSENDEEKGAAAKEGDGGWSEATPFPFIQGTDCAGLVVEAKDEADQHLVGKRVLIRACIRHEGFESRENIWMASDFDGAFAQYVKIAASEVFPVECDWSDAELGTIPCAYGTSENMVQRSGVKAGDRVYVAGASGGVGSAVVQLAKRRGAYVIAAAEGEDKIERVRSYGADEVIDFGKNALDVLGEMSVDIIIDNVAGENFVNNLKLLKRGGRYASSGAIAGPIVDLDFRTMYLRDLTLVGCTGWDEAVFPSVIEAIEKGEIKPALSKTFPLSDIVEAQKELVSRKHVGKLVLIPDHED; encoded by the coding sequence ATGAATATTAACAATGACAAAAGCCGTTTCGAAATCAAGGCTGGCCAAAAAACAATGAAGGCGGTCGTTACCATGGGTAACGGTGGCTATGAAATGCTGGAGTACAAAGATGTACCAATGCCAGTTATCAGCGAAGGTGAAGTATTAATTAAAGTACTTGCAGCTGGTGTCAATAATACTGAAATCAATACTCGTCTTGGTTGGTATTCATCAAAAGTAACGAAAAGTACCAATGATATGTCCGAAAACGACGAAGAGAAGGGCGCAGCAGCGAAAGAAGGCGATGGTGGCTGGAGTGAAGCAACGCCATTCCCTTTCATCCAAGGCACCGACTGTGCTGGTCTAGTTGTTGAAGCAAAAGATGAAGCTGATCAACACCTTGTTGGTAAACGTGTCCTCATCCGTGCCTGTATTCGTCACGAAGGCTTTGAATCTCGTGAGAATATTTGGATGGCTTCTGATTTTGACGGCGCCTTCGCCCAATATGTGAAGATTGCAGCAAGCGAAGTATTCCCAGTTGAGTGTGACTGGAGCGATGCTGAACTGGGCACGATTCCATGTGCCTACGGCACATCTGAAAATATGGTTCAACGCTCAGGCGTAAAAGCGGGTGATCGCGTGTATGTTGCGGGTGCATCTGGCGGTGTTGGCTCTGCGGTTGTGCAGCTTGCCAAACGTCGTGGGGCTTACGTTATCGCAGCTGCTGAAGGTGAAGATAAAATCGAACGTGTTCGCTCATACGGTGCTGATGAAGTCATCGACTTTGGTAAAAATGCACTAGACGTTCTGGGTGAAATGTCGGTTGATATCATCATTGATAACGTAGCGGGTGAGAACTTCGTAAACAACCTAAAACTGCTTAAGCGTGGTGGTCGGTACGCATCTTCTGGTGCAATCGCAGGTCCAATCGTTGATCTAGATTTCCGTACTATGTACCTAAGAGATCTGACTCTTGTTGGTTGTACTGGTTGGGATGAAGCGGTATTCCCGAGTGTGATTGAGGCCATCGAAAAAGGTGAAATTAAACCTGCTCTTTCTAAAACCTTCCCTCTCTCAGACATCGTTGAAGCCCAAAAAGAACTGGTGAGCCGCAAACATGTTGGCAAGCTTGTTCTTATTCCTGACCACGAAGATTAA
- a CDS encoding MFS transporter, whose protein sequence is MKKDNLARYFQFALVILAGGAIFPLVYLKAQYQETILEVFNMSMGQMNTIYTILGFVFLIGYFPSGVLCDKFSAKKLLAVSLLGTAAGGFWFAQVPSYTSVLLIFGIWGFSSVFTFWGAHLKITKMLAKDGEEGRFFGILDGGRGLVEAALASIALMIFTSVLGGGLEYTDKKLALESVVYMYSIALVVVAVLIIIFVKEDKEAAASASSGEESKIKLSDIGKVFKNKFVYLHGMIIFAGYTIFWTSYYIGGYLQTGLGFDAVTVGSMMVGLLWMRPIGGVLGGFLADKLGQANTIAAGILGGVICLGALVMVPNTLPTYLITALVMVTGLFSYIIRGTYWSLLGQSKIDAAIMGTAIGVISVVGYIPDIIIPEMNNILWDLYGNEGGYHAYFIVSMMVGLVGVLVTMLYKREQKKSTEPQIDEINLQSAKAD, encoded by the coding sequence ATGAAAAAAGATAACTTAGCAAGGTATTTTCAGTTTGCACTGGTTATTCTAGCCGGTGGCGCTATATTTCCTCTGGTGTATTTAAAAGCCCAGTACCAAGAAACCATCTTAGAAGTGTTTAATATGTCAATGGGACAGATGAACACAATATATACGATATTAGGTTTTGTATTTTTAATAGGATATTTTCCGAGTGGTGTCCTGTGTGACAAATTTTCGGCAAAGAAATTATTAGCGGTTTCTTTATTAGGTACAGCAGCCGGTGGTTTCTGGTTTGCACAAGTCCCTAGCTACACCAGTGTCCTACTGATTTTTGGTATTTGGGGATTCTCTTCTGTGTTTACCTTCTGGGGCGCACATTTGAAGATCACCAAAATGCTGGCGAAAGACGGTGAGGAAGGGCGCTTTTTCGGTATTCTTGATGGTGGCCGGGGCCTAGTTGAAGCGGCATTAGCGAGTATCGCGCTAATGATATTCACTTCAGTGCTTGGTGGCGGTCTAGAATACACGGATAAAAAGCTCGCGCTTGAATCTGTTGTGTACATGTACTCTATTGCACTGGTTGTTGTTGCTGTATTGATTATTATCTTTGTAAAAGAAGATAAAGAAGCGGCGGCGTCAGCAAGCTCTGGTGAAGAAAGCAAAATCAAACTTTCAGATATCGGTAAAGTATTTAAAAACAAATTTGTTTACCTACACGGTATGATCATCTTTGCTGGCTACACCATCTTTTGGACTAGTTACTATATTGGTGGTTACCTGCAAACAGGATTGGGATTTGATGCTGTAACCGTTGGCTCTATGATGGTCGGCCTACTATGGATGCGTCCAATTGGTGGTGTACTAGGCGGTTTCCTTGCGGATAAACTTGGCCAGGCCAATACTATTGCCGCCGGTATTCTAGGAGGGGTTATTTGTTTAGGTGCTTTAGTCATGGTACCCAATACACTACCAACCTACTTAATTACCGCTCTTGTAATGGTTACGGGTCTATTCTCGTATATCATTAGGGGAACTTATTGGTCTCTCCTCGGCCAGTCAAAAATTGATGCGGCAATAATGGGTACAGCAATCGGCGTTATTTCTGTGGTCGGTTATATCCCAGATATCATCATTCCAGAGATGAACAATATTTTGTGGGATTTGTACGGCAATGAAGGTGGATACCACGCCTACTTTATTGTCAGCATGATGGTTGGCCTTGTTGGTGTACTTGTGACAATGCTCTATAAACGCGAGCAGAAAAAATCCACCGAACCTCAAATTGATGAAATTAATTTGCAGTCAGCAAAAGCTGATTAA